Part of the Kineococcus aurantiacus genome, AGCTGGTTGCAGTGCTCGACGGTGCGGCGGACGTGGTCGATGTCGGAGAAGTCGATCTGCGGGTCGATGCCCTGGCTGAACAGGTTCATGCCCAGCGTGACGAGGTCGACGTTGCCGGTGCGCTCGCCGTTGCCGAACAGGCAGCCCTCGATGCGGTCGGCGCCGGCCAGGTAGCCCAGCTCGGCGGCCGCGACACCGGTCCCGCGGTCGTTGTGCGGGTGCAGCGAGAGGATGACGTGCTCGCGGTGGTTCAGGTGCCGCGACATCCACTCGATGGAGTCGGCGTAGACGTTCGGGGTCGTCATCTCGACCGTGGCGGGCAGGTTGACGATGACGTTGCGCTCGGCGGTGGGTTCGAAGACCTCGACGACGGCGTTGCAGATGCGGGCCGCGAACTCCAGCTCGGTGCCGGTGTAGGACTCCGGGGAGTACTCGTAGTAGACCGTCGTCCCGGGGATGGTCTCCTCGAACTTGCGGCACAGCCGCGCGCCCTGCAGGGCCAGGTCGACGATGCCGTCCTCGTCGCTGTTGAACACGACGCGCCGCTGCAGCACCGAGGTGGAGTTGTACAGGTGGACGATGGCCTGCTTCGCCCCGCGCAGCGACTCGTAGGTGCGCTCGATGAGGTGCTCGCGGGCCTGGGTCAGGACCTGGATCCGGACGTCGTCGGGGATGAGGTCGTTCTCGACCAGGGTGCGGACGAAGTCGAAGTCGGTCTGCGACGCCGAGGGGAAACCGACCTCGATGTCCTTGTAGCCCATCTGCACGAGCAGGTTGAACATCCGCAGCTTGCGCTCGGCGTTCATCGGGTCGATGAGGGCCTGGTTGCCGTCGCGCAGGTCCACCGCGCACCAGCGCGGGGCCTTCTCGATGCGCTTGGTGGGCCAGGTGCGGTCGGGCAGGTCGACGGTGATCTGCTCGTGGAACGGCGTGTACTTGCCGAACGGCATGGGGCTGGGCGTCTGGGTGTTGCGCACGTCATCTCCTCAGGGGCGGGGCGGTGTGGCGGCCGGCGCGCACGACGAGGTCCCGCGACGGGGAGACCGGCCTAGCTGGCCCCGCCGCGGCGACGAAGGAGGAGGTTCTCCAGACGAGCCACGGGACCACCGTACCCCTCCGCCTCGGGCGGGCGACACTCGAGCGGCCCCACCGCGACCGGGACGGGAGGCCGCGGTCGCTACGTCCGCGAGCATTGTCCGCAGATGTGGACATGTGGCACGATGCTGGAACCGCCTGCCGACGACGAAGGACGGACATGCCCAGCCGGATCACGCACGTCGAGATCACGCCCGTCGCCTTCCGCGACCTGCCCCTCCTGAACAACGTCGGCGTCCACGAACCCTTCGCCCTACGCAGCGTCGTCGAACTGCACACCGAGGACGGGTTCAGCGGCCTGGGCGAGAGCTACGGCGACGCGGCCCACCTCGACCGGCTGCGCGCGGCGGCCGCGCGGCTGGCCGGCGTCGACGTCTTCGACCTGCACGCCCTGGCCCGCGAGGTCTCCGCGTCGCTGCCCGCCGACACCGCCGGCGGGCACGGCATGGGGCTGCAGATCACGACCTCGAACACCGCCGACCGCGTGTTCTCCCCCTTCGAGGTCGCCGCCCTCGACGTGCAGGGCAGGCTCGTCGGCCGGCCCGTCAGCGACCTGCTCGGCGGAGCCGTGCGCGACGAGGTCGCCTACAGCGCCTACGCCTTCCACAAGTGGGCCGGGCACCCCGGGGAACCCGACGACGAGTGGGGCGCGGCGCTGGACCCCGCGGGGGTCGTCGCCCAGGTCCGCCGCATGGTCGACGAGTTCGGATTCACGGCGGTCAAGCTCAAGGGCGGCGCGTTCCCGCCCGCGCAGGAGGTCGAGGCGATCCGCGCGCTGCGCGCGGAGTTCCCCGGCCTGCCCCTGCGCCTGGACCCCAACGGCGCGTGGACCGTGGAGACCTCGGTCCGGGTGGCCGAGGAGCTCGAAGGGGTCCTGGAGTACCTGGAGGACCCCACCCCCGGCATCGAGGGCATGGCGGCCGTGGCGGCGCGGACGGACGTGCCGCTGGCCACCAACATGTGCGTCGTCGCCTTCGGCCACCTGCCCCCGGCGATCGCGGCCGACGCCGTCCAGGTCGTCCTGTCCGACCACCACTTCTGGGGCGGCCTGCGCCGCTCGCAGGACCTCGCCCGGATCTGCGAGGTGTTCGGCAAGGGGTTGTCCATGCACTCCAACTCCCACCTGGG contains:
- the leuA gene encoding 2-isopropylmalate synthase, whose translation is MRNTQTPSPMPFGKYTPFHEQITVDLPDRTWPTKRIEKAPRWCAVDLRDGNQALIDPMNAERKLRMFNLLVQMGYKDIEVGFPSASQTDFDFVRTLVENDLIPDDVRIQVLTQAREHLIERTYESLRGAKQAIVHLYNSTSVLQRRVVFNSDEDGIVDLALQGARLCRKFEETIPGTTVYYEYSPESYTGTELEFAARICNAVVEVFEPTAERNVIVNLPATVEMTTPNVYADSIEWMSRHLNHREHVILSLHPHNDRGTGVAAAELGYLAGADRIEGCLFGNGERTGNVDLVTLGMNLFSQGIDPQIDFSDIDHVRRTVEHCNQLPVGERVPYGGDLVFTAFSGSHQDAIKKGLEAMERDAAAAGKTVDEIPWAVPYLPIDPKDVGRSYEAVIRVNSQSGKGGVAYLLKAEHQLDLPRRLQIEFSRVIQERTDAQGGEVSAKQIFEVFSDEYLPSPTGTPEWGRFALRGTRSVSVAGGADTLEVDLYDGGETTTVQGTGNGPIAAFCAALHGQGADVRVLDYAEHALSAGGDALAAAYVECAVDGRVLWGVGIDHNITTASLKAIVSAVNRALR
- a CDS encoding glucarate dehydratase family protein, with amino-acid sequence MPSRITHVEITPVAFRDLPLLNNVGVHEPFALRSVVELHTEDGFSGLGESYGDAAHLDRLRAAAARLAGVDVFDLHALAREVSASLPADTAGGHGMGLQITTSNTADRVFSPFEVAALDVQGRLVGRPVSDLLGGAVRDEVAYSAYAFHKWAGHPGEPDDEWGAALDPAGVVAQVRRMVDEFGFTAVKLKGGAFPPAQEVEAIRALRAEFPGLPLRLDPNGAWTVETSVRVAEELEGVLEYLEDPTPGIEGMAAVAARTDVPLATNMCVVAFGHLPPAIAADAVQVVLSDHHFWGGLRRSQDLARICEVFGKGLSMHSNSHLGISLAAMTHLAAATPNLDYACDTHWPWKRPEDDVVVPGVLRFSGGAVEVPTTPGLGVELDRDALGRLHEQYLRTDVRERDDTGYMRRFDAGFSPRSAHW